One Lentibacillus cibarius DNA window includes the following coding sequences:
- a CDS encoding TIGR01457 family HAD-type hydrolase, protein MNEYKGYMIDLDGTMYKGDEPIPYAVEFVDKLTANGLPYLFLTNNSSKTQVQVSAKLQKMGIHSTPEQVFTTSMAAAKYINQQQSKARCYVIGEEGLVDALEKEGHQITKTNCDFVVIGMDRKLTYEKLAEACLQVWNGAAFISTNADVAIPTERGLEPGNGALTSVISVSTGKRPIFIGKPEPIIMNQALDALGTAKEATLMVGDNYDTDILAGINAGIDTLMVCTGVTPYEDYATFKQKPTYYVQTLKEWMK, encoded by the coding sequence ATGAACGAATATAAAGGGTACATGATTGACCTAGATGGGACGATGTATAAAGGAGATGAACCGATACCGTATGCCGTTGAATTTGTTGATAAACTTACAGCAAACGGGCTTCCGTATTTATTTTTAACGAATAACTCATCGAAAACGCAGGTACAAGTTTCCGCTAAATTGCAAAAAATGGGTATCCATTCCACTCCTGAGCAGGTTTTTACTACAAGTATGGCTGCTGCGAAATACATAAACCAGCAACAGTCAAAAGCTCGGTGTTACGTAATAGGTGAAGAAGGATTGGTAGATGCACTGGAAAAAGAAGGCCACCAGATTACCAAGACCAATTGTGACTTCGTGGTAATTGGAATGGACCGGAAATTGACTTATGAAAAACTTGCCGAAGCATGTTTGCAAGTATGGAATGGAGCAGCATTTATTTCGACTAATGCCGATGTGGCGATACCGACTGAACGTGGACTCGAACCCGGCAATGGCGCGCTTACATCGGTCATTTCCGTTAGTACGGGGAAGCGGCCGATTTTTATTGGAAAGCCGGAGCCGATTATCATGAATCAGGCACTGGACGCGCTTGGTACTGCCAAGGAAGCTACATTGATGGTTGGGGATAATTATGATACTGACATCTTGGCCGGAATAAATGCCGGTATTGACACACTGATGGTATGTACAGGTGTTACACCCTATGAAGACTACGCCACGTTTAAACAGAAGCCAACGTATTATGTCCAAACTTTAAAAGAGTGGATGAAGTAA
- a CDS encoding helix-turn-helix transcriptional regulator, protein MQNNGSAKRTVLTVLKKENELTISGIMSYFTISEVAVRRHLRELERQGLVKKRFVKQKLGRPYLIYSLTPSGHKTFPSQYESLSLEILWDLEALEGVETVEKVIQKRTEREQAEVKNELNTDDFGQKIRDVAAIQNNKGYMVEVEKIGEDSYEMRHYHCPIAKVASAYRQICSGDQRLYEDLFSEGCVEPRSCIVDGDNCCKWTIKK, encoded by the coding sequence ATGCAAAACAATGGGAGTGCAAAACGTACAGTATTGACCGTCTTGAAAAAGGAAAATGAGTTGACAATATCAGGAATAATGTCCTATTTTACCATTTCCGAAGTTGCTGTTCGCCGTCACCTTCGTGAACTTGAGCGGCAAGGCCTTGTAAAAAAAAGATTCGTTAAACAGAAGCTTGGCAGGCCTTATCTAATATATTCACTTACACCATCCGGTCATAAAACATTTCCCAGTCAATATGAAAGCCTTTCGCTTGAAATACTGTGGGACCTTGAGGCATTAGAAGGCGTAGAAACAGTGGAAAAAGTGATTCAGAAACGCACGGAGCGGGAGCAAGCAGAGGTTAAGAATGAATTGAATACTGATGATTTTGGCCAAAAAATCCGGGATGTTGCAGCTATTCAGAATAACAAAGGATACATGGTAGAAGTTGAAAAAATTGGAGAAGATTCTTATGAAATGAGGCACTATCATTGTCCCATTGCAAAGGTCGCTTCAGCTTATCGGCAAATTTGCTCTGGTGACCAAAGACTGTATGAAGATTTGTTCTCAGAGGGGTGTGTTGAGCCTCGTTCATGTATTGTTGATGGGGATAACTGCTGTAAATGGACGATTAAAAAGTGA
- a CDS encoding 2-hydroxyacid dehydrogenase: MKPVIYVTRKIPDDLLEPYREYADFYMWEKEDTPVPRDVLLREAASADGVLCLLTESIDREFLDVARNVKIVANMAVGYDNIDVQAAKERGIVVTNTPDVLTETTADLTFALLMATARRIVEATDYVREGRWKHWSPYLLAGSDVYGKKIGIVGMGRIGEAVARRAAGFHMPILYHNRSRKKTAEQELGATYLAFADLLKEADYVVSLVPLTNDTQKLFNKNAFEQMKDSAIFVNASRGGTVDEEALHEALVNKQIKAAGLDVFDQEPISPDHPLAKLDNTVCLPHIGSASEETRSKMINLCLDNLTAVLKGDTPITPV, translated from the coding sequence ATGAAACCAGTTATTTATGTTACAAGGAAAATCCCTGATGATCTATTGGAGCCATATCGGGAATACGCTGATTTTTACATGTGGGAAAAGGAAGATACACCTGTACCACGGGATGTGCTACTGCGTGAAGCAGCATCGGCTGACGGTGTACTGTGTCTGTTGACTGAATCGATTGACCGTGAATTCTTGGACGTCGCCAGAAATGTGAAAATTGTTGCTAATATGGCGGTAGGTTATGACAACATAGATGTGCAGGCGGCAAAAGAACGCGGTATTGTGGTAACCAACACGCCGGATGTTCTGACCGAGACGACTGCAGACTTGACATTTGCATTATTAATGGCAACTGCTAGAAGAATAGTAGAAGCCACCGATTATGTTCGTGAGGGACGATGGAAACATTGGTCACCATATTTGTTGGCTGGTTCAGATGTGTACGGGAAGAAAATCGGTATTGTCGGTATGGGCAGGATTGGTGAGGCGGTAGCCAGACGGGCAGCCGGGTTTCATATGCCCATCTTGTATCACAATCGTTCACGTAAAAAGACAGCAGAGCAGGAGTTGGGGGCTACGTATTTAGCGTTCGCTGATTTGTTGAAAGAGGCCGATTATGTTGTTTCACTCGTTCCGTTAACCAATGATACACAAAAGTTATTTAATAAAAATGCATTTGAGCAAATGAAAGACAGTGCTATATTTGTCAACGCTTCACGCGGTGGTACTGTTGATGAGGAAGCTTTACACGAGGCATTAGTAAATAAGCAAATCAAGGCAGCTGGGCTGGATGTGTTTGATCAGGAACCAATTTCTCCAGACCATCCGCTGGCGAAACTGGATAATACGGTTTGCCTGCCACATATCGGGTCTGCTAGTGAGGAGACACGTTCCAAAATGATTAATCTCTGTCTCGATAACTTGACCGCTGTACTGAAAGGGGACACCCCGATAACGCCTGTCTGA
- a CDS encoding divergent PAP2 family protein, whose protein sequence is MSLFANFPLWAALSAIVVAQVIKIPIHLIAAREFNPGLAFSTGGMPSSHSAAVAALSTAVGIVEGVDSIMFAIAAVFSVIIMFDASGVRRQAGEQAIVINQLVKDFQTFVEGAKDWNQKEAFQKRKELKELLGHQPIEVLVGGLSGIAIAFLVYQWY, encoded by the coding sequence GTGAGCCTTTTTGCAAACTTTCCATTATGGGCTGCATTATCAGCAATTGTTGTTGCCCAGGTTATCAAAATTCCGATTCATCTAATTGCAGCCAGGGAATTCAATCCGGGGCTCGCCTTCTCAACAGGAGGAATGCCAAGTAGCCATTCAGCCGCAGTTGCTGCTTTGTCAACAGCAGTCGGAATAGTTGAAGGCGTGGACTCCATCATGTTTGCGATTGCAGCTGTTTTCAGCGTCATCATTATGTTTGATGCCTCTGGTGTACGTAGACAAGCAGGCGAACAGGCTATTGTCATCAACCAGCTTGTCAAAGATTTTCAGACATTTGTCGAGGGGGCTAAAGACTGGAATCAAAAAGAAGCATTTCAAAAACGGAAGGAATTGAAAGAACTTCTTGGGCATCAGCCTATTGAAGTCCTTGTCGGCGGGTTATCTGGTATAGCAATTGCATTTTTAGTTTATCAATGGTATTAG
- a CDS encoding superoxide dismutase family protein has protein sequence MRVFVVIVLVSLTWLTACQENKETTRTVEMYNSSDDMIGTAKLTEADAGVNVKLKLEGLEPGYHGIHIHEYPKCDAPDFKTAGNHLNPTGDQHGLMHPEGAHLGDLPNIEADAGGLVDAELMLPEATLLDGKKSLLDGEGTSLVITEEQDDGVSQPGGDSGARIACGLIAKDEKKTTETPTDPTDFNEEQEE, from the coding sequence ATGAGAGTATTCGTTGTAATTGTACTTGTTTCGTTGACATGGCTGACGGCCTGTCAGGAAAATAAGGAAACCACACGAACGGTGGAGATGTACAATTCTTCAGATGATATGATTGGTACAGCTAAGCTAACAGAAGCTGATGCTGGTGTGAACGTTAAACTAAAACTGGAAGGATTAGAGCCAGGTTACCACGGCATCCATATCCATGAGTATCCTAAATGCGATGCGCCTGATTTTAAGACAGCAGGTAATCACTTGAATCCAACCGGAGACCAGCATGGACTAATGCATCCGGAAGGCGCGCATTTGGGTGATCTCCCTAATATTGAGGCAGATGCAGGCGGTCTTGTTGATGCTGAACTGATGCTACCGGAGGCCACACTCCTCGACGGCAAAAAATCGCTGCTGGACGGGGAGGGAACATCACTCGTCATAACTGAAGAGCAGGATGATGGAGTCAGCCAGCCTGGTGGTGATTCCGGTGCAAGAATAGCTTGCGGTCTTATTGCGAAAGATGAAAAGAAGACGACTGAAACACCGACAGATCCGACCGATTTTAATGAGGAACAGGAAGAATAA
- a CDS encoding 3D domain-containing protein, whose amino-acid sequence MKKRNLIRKTAMCLLFLGAFFVTLSSITNMSVTDVKAWMVEDYDASPITSGREAGYRQVALKKKKLNVMKQQKRYISSEQIEGPKTLKEYINLEQYPSATVMATGYTAGIESTGKTPDHPQYGITYSGVQVKRDLYSTIAADLDIYPIGTILFIPGYGYGVVADKGGAINGNKIDLYYETVDDVYAEWGKKEVEVYVIKKGNGKLTEKALNKLNENETLQVFREQITNDQES is encoded by the coding sequence TTGAAAAAACGGAATTTAATACGGAAGACTGCAATGTGTCTACTATTTCTTGGCGCTTTTTTTGTTACATTGTCATCTATTACAAATATGTCAGTCACAGATGTAAAAGCATGGATGGTTGAAGACTACGATGCATCGCCTATAACATCCGGGAGGGAAGCCGGGTACAGGCAAGTTGCACTGAAGAAGAAAAAATTGAACGTCATGAAACAGCAAAAGCGTTATATTTCAAGTGAACAGATTGAAGGACCAAAAACACTGAAAGAATACATTAACCTTGAACAATATCCGAGCGCTACTGTAATGGCTACCGGTTATACTGCCGGAATTGAATCAACTGGAAAAACACCCGACCATCCACAATATGGTATTACGTATTCCGGGGTGCAGGTAAAAAGAGATTTATACTCTACTATTGCAGCCGATTTGGATATTTATCCGATTGGAACCATCCTGTTCATTCCTGGCTATGGATATGGTGTTGTAGCTGATAAAGGTGGCGCCATAAATGGTAACAAAATTGATTTGTACTATGAAACGGTTGATGACGTGTATGCAGAATGGGGTAAAAAGGAAGTAGAAGTTTACGTCATTAAAAAAGGAAATGGTAAACTGACCGAAAAAGCGTTGAATAAATTAAATGAAAATGAAACGTTGCAAGTCTTTCGAGAGCAAATTACAAACGATCAGGAAAGTTAA
- a CDS encoding NAD(P)/FAD-dependent oxidoreductase — protein MPEEVYDVTILGAGPTGLFTAFYGGMRQASVKIIESLPHTGGQLTALYPEKYIYDVAGFPKVRAQELVDNLEEQAAMFDPMIVLGQAIEKVERLTDDTFKLTSNNNEVHFTKTIIITAGNGAFQPRRLNIEGCEQFEGVNLHYHVKDMQAYKDQNVMLLGGGDSAVDWALMLEPIAKKVTLVHRRDKFRAHEHSVEQLMNSNVEILTPYVPSSISGTDRIEKVMLNKVKEDAAFEIEVDSILCNYGFVSSLGPIKDWGLEIEKNSIVVNSRMETNIPGIYAAGDITTYPGKVNLIATGFGEGPTAINNAKQYIDPNARIQPKHSTSMF, from the coding sequence ATGCCAGAAGAAGTATATGATGTTACCATACTTGGCGCTGGTCCTACAGGATTATTCACCGCCTTCTACGGAGGGATGCGCCAAGCTAGTGTTAAAATCATTGAAAGTTTACCACATACTGGCGGGCAATTGACAGCCTTGTATCCAGAGAAATATATATATGATGTTGCCGGTTTTCCAAAAGTCCGTGCCCAGGAATTAGTCGATAACCTTGAGGAGCAAGCGGCTATGTTTGATCCAATGATTGTGCTGGGACAAGCTATAGAAAAAGTAGAACGTCTTACGGATGATACGTTTAAGTTGACTTCCAATAATAATGAAGTACACTTCACAAAAACGATTATTATCACGGCAGGCAATGGAGCTTTCCAGCCAAGACGATTAAACATAGAAGGCTGTGAACAGTTTGAAGGTGTTAATCTGCATTACCATGTAAAGGACATGCAGGCATATAAAGATCAAAATGTTATGCTTCTTGGTGGCGGAGATTCGGCAGTAGACTGGGCATTAATGCTGGAGCCGATTGCCAAAAAAGTGACGCTCGTACACCGGCGTGATAAATTTCGGGCCCATGAACACAGTGTTGAACAATTGATGAATTCCAATGTAGAAATTTTAACCCCCTATGTTCCTTCATCAATTAGTGGAACGGATAGAATTGAAAAAGTGATGCTCAACAAGGTTAAAGAGGATGCAGCATTTGAGATAGAGGTTGATTCCATACTTTGCAATTACGGCTTCGTCTCTTCGCTTGGCCCAATTAAGGACTGGGGATTGGAGATTGAAAAAAACAGTATTGTTGTCAATTCTAGAATGGAAACCAATATCCCAGGAATTTATGCCGCTGGTGATATTACAACCTATCCGGGTAAAGTAAATCTAATTGCTACCGGATTTGGGGAAGGCCCTACCGCCATTAATAACGCCAAACAATACATCGACCCGAATGCACGCATACAGCCAAAACACTCAACATCAATGTTTTAA
- the deoD gene encoding purine-nucleoside phosphorylase translates to MSVHIGANKGDIADKILLPGDPLRAKFIAETFLEDVTQYNSVRGMYGYTGTYKGERISVQGTGMGVPSISIYVNELIQDYGVQTLIRVGTCGAIQRDVNVRDVILAQGATTDSQVNRMIFNGIDYAPLADFDLLRKAYDVGSDKGLNLRVGNVFTSDTFYRDNAKDVNELLASYNVLAVEMETTALYTLAAKFNRNALTVLTVSDHILTGEETTSKERQTTFHDMMEVALDTAIKQ, encoded by the coding sequence ATGAGTGTGCATATTGGTGCAAACAAAGGTGATATCGCCGACAAGATTCTATTGCCTGGCGACCCATTACGGGCCAAATTCATCGCCGAAACTTTCCTGGAAGATGTGACACAGTACAACAGTGTACGTGGCATGTATGGCTATACAGGTACCTATAAAGGAGAACGCATATCTGTCCAGGGTACAGGAATGGGCGTACCATCCATATCCATCTATGTGAATGAACTCATTCAGGATTATGGTGTACAGACACTGATCCGTGTCGGAACCTGTGGCGCGATCCAGCGTGATGTCAATGTTCGTGATGTTATCCTTGCACAGGGAGCAACAACGGATTCGCAAGTAAACCGGATGATATTTAACGGTATTGATTACGCACCACTGGCTGATTTCGACCTGCTCCGAAAAGCTTATGACGTCGGTAGTGACAAAGGGTTAAACTTACGTGTCGGTAATGTATTTACAAGTGATACGTTTTATCGCGATAACGCCAAAGATGTGAACGAGCTGCTGGCATCGTATAATGTACTAGCCGTAGAAATGGAAACGACCGCATTGTACACACTTGCAGCTAAATTTAATCGTAATGCCTTAACCGTTCTTACCGTATCCGATCATATCCTGACCGGAGAAGAAACCACTTCTAAAGAGCGACAGACAACCTTCCATGACATGATGGAAGTGGCACTCGACACAGCCATCAAACAATAA
- a CDS encoding phosphocarrier protein HPr, with translation MQEKTFTITADTGVHARPATLLVNKAGQFESDVQISYNGKDVNLKSIMGVMSLGIPKDAEVTIKASGSDEEEAMSGISEVMSEHLGE, from the coding sequence ATGCAGGAAAAAACATTTACTATTACGGCAGATACTGGCGTTCATGCACGTCCAGCAACATTGCTAGTGAATAAAGCTGGTCAATTTGAATCAGATGTTCAGATTTCTTATAATGGGAAAGATGTGAATCTGAAATCCATTATGGGCGTCATGTCACTAGGAATACCAAAAGATGCAGAAGTGACTATCAAAGCATCAGGCAGTGATGAAGAAGAAGCGATGAGCGGCATCAGTGAAGTAATGAGTGAACATTTGGGTGAATAA
- the kapB gene encoding sporulation phosphorelay system protein KapB, protein MAFQAGDIVQVKYNSGKYIGEILEDRGERYLIKVHAVVKHPMQGDLHHPGETEGVFFQERKALAHYEKLNAVKSAAKAFHEEVPEYRTSLKKSINTMKEQLSKEDTPFNKLSLKQLEYLEQNDYTKSYYH, encoded by the coding sequence ATGGCATTTCAAGCTGGAGATATCGTGCAAGTTAAATATAACTCAGGTAAATACATAGGTGAAATTCTTGAGGATCGCGGTGAGCGCTACTTGATAAAAGTACATGCTGTCGTAAAACATCCGATGCAAGGCGACTTACACCATCCCGGTGAAACGGAAGGAGTCTTCTTTCAAGAACGAAAAGCGCTTGCACACTACGAAAAACTCAACGCGGTCAAGTCGGCTGCTAAAGCATTTCATGAAGAAGTTCCAGAGTACCGGACTTCTTTAAAAAAATCCATCAACACAATGAAGGAACAGCTTTCGAAAGAAGATACACCCTTCAACAAGCTATCTTTAAAACAACTCGAGTATTTAGAGCAAAACGACTACACCAAAAGTTATTATCACTGA
- a CDS encoding DUF86 domain-containing protein, producing MYFVDQKKIEKTLTYMEKVLSEVNHQPANSFKDKLFLERATELIIETVLDVGNMMIDGFIMRDPGSFEDIIDILVDEKVLPKADEAGYKEIITLRKMVVKDYLTIDHTLLDSTLQRNKEMLSQFGSHIRSYLNDEAGVANAFSND from the coding sequence ATGTATTTCGTTGATCAGAAAAAAATTGAGAAAACGTTGACATATATGGAGAAGGTTCTTAGTGAGGTTAATCATCAGCCAGCTAACTCGTTTAAGGATAAACTCTTTCTAGAGCGTGCGACCGAACTTATTATTGAAACAGTGCTTGATGTCGGAAATATGATGATTGATGGGTTTATTATGCGGGACCCAGGAAGCTTTGAAGACATCATTGACATCCTTGTCGATGAAAAAGTGCTCCCAAAGGCTGATGAAGCAGGCTATAAAGAAATAATTACACTTAGAAAAATGGTAGTTAAAGACTATTTGACAATCGATCATACCTTGCTTGATAGCACATTACAACGGAATAAGGAGATGCTAAGCCAGTTCGGTTCTCATATCAGAAGCTACTTAAATGATGAAGCAGGCGTTGCCAACGCTTTTTCTAATGATTAG
- a CDS encoding NifU family protein: MQEQVQEVLNKLRPFLLRDGGDVELVDVDDDGIVLLRLMGACGNCPSSTITLKAGIERALMAEVPGVKEIEQVF, translated from the coding sequence ATGCAAGAACAAGTACAAGAAGTATTAAATAAATTGCGTCCATTTTTGCTTCGCGATGGCGGCGATGTGGAGCTGGTTGATGTTGATGATGATGGCATTGTGCTCCTTCGTCTGATGGGGGCATGTGGAAACTGCCCAAGTTCTACCATTACATTGAAAGCGGGAATTGAGCGTGCATTGATGGCTGAAGTTCCAGGTGTAAAAGAAATTGAACAGGTATTTTAA
- a CDS encoding phosphatidylglycerophosphatase A — protein MDNNTNKTKLELKAREWLSERGVTIKDIADLVHYLQAKYHDNLSMEDCQYNVERVLGKREVQNAILTGIQLDRLAEKKELDEPLQRTIEIDESLYGIDEIIAFSIVNVYGSIGFTNYGFIDKQKPGILEHLNDKSTGECHTFLDDIVGAIAAAASSRLAHATADDEIFDD, from the coding sequence ATGGATAATAATACGAACAAAACCAAACTGGAATTAAAAGCAAGAGAATGGCTGTCAGAACGAGGGGTAACAATAAAAGACATTGCAGACCTCGTCCATTATTTGCAGGCCAAATACCATGATAATCTTAGCATGGAGGACTGTCAGTACAATGTGGAGCGAGTATTGGGGAAACGGGAAGTACAGAATGCCATACTAACCGGCATCCAATTGGATCGTCTGGCTGAGAAAAAAGAACTTGACGAGCCACTGCAACGAACCATCGAGATTGATGAAAGTCTGTATGGCATTGACGAAATAATTGCTTTCTCCATTGTTAACGTGTATGGTTCCATTGGCTTCACCAATTACGGTTTTATCGACAAACAGAAACCAGGTATTCTTGAACATTTAAATGATAAATCTACCGGCGAGTGCCATACTTTTCTGGACGATATTGTCGGAGCAATTGCTGCGGCAGCTTCAAGTCGGCTGGCTCATGCTACCGCTGACGATGAAATATTTGATGACTGA
- a CDS encoding YuzD family protein gives MGKDIYITVYGAEQICASCVGAPGSRDTYEWLQAAIGRKYIDENIAYEYVDIDHPPDVEKHKEFANRILEEELFYPLVLVNDEIVAEGIPKLKTIYKELEKNGAVLQS, from the coding sequence ATGGGGAAGGATATCTATATCACTGTTTACGGTGCAGAGCAAATTTGTGCTAGTTGTGTTGGTGCGCCCGGTTCACGGGATACGTATGAATGGCTGCAGGCTGCAATCGGCAGAAAGTATATAGACGAGAACATTGCTTATGAATATGTTGATATTGATCACCCGCCGGATGTTGAAAAACACAAGGAATTCGCAAATCGCATATTGGAAGAAGAATTATTTTATCCACTTGTTTTAGTAAATGATGAAATTGTAGCGGAAGGTATCCCGAAACTTAAAACTATTTACAAAGAATTGGAGAAAAATGGGGCTGTTTTACAGTCATGA
- a CDS encoding YuiB family protein: protein MIQFVVSILLFFVIFFGLAFILNMLLRQTWLMTFVYPFIILMIVDDIATTEYFVNPGSAFSTAFTRLTEITIADISILGAGFIGTIVSGFVVRYLRKSGYRMF, encoded by the coding sequence TTGATACAATTTGTTGTTTCGATTTTACTGTTTTTTGTTATATTTTTTGGATTGGCATTTATTTTAAATATGCTGCTACGACAAACGTGGCTAATGACTTTTGTTTATCCTTTCATTATTTTGATGATTGTAGATGATATAGCCACTACGGAGTATTTTGTAAATCCAGGTAGTGCATTTTCTACAGCTTTCACAAGACTAACAGAAATTACAATCGCGGATATAAGTATTTTAGGAGCTGGTTTTATCGGGACGATCGTGTCTGGATTTGTCGTTCGCTACTTGCGTAAAAGTGGCTACCGGATGTTTTAA
- a CDS encoding biotin transporter BioY encodes MKEIRSIDLTFSALFVCLMAIGANIAVWFPVLAIPIGGAAIPLSLQTFFATLAGLMLGKRLGSIAMITYIAVGIAGIPVFAKMQAGPMALINPTGGFILSFVFVAFITGLIAERSRKPSIPLYTAASLFGLVVNYGIGVTYLFIAMNTWLHLDISYFSAWAGMFPFLIKDTGMACLAAMFMLTISKRIPSRWVAFRT; translated from the coding sequence ATGAAAGAAATTCGTTCAATTGATTTAACGTTCAGCGCACTATTCGTATGTCTGATGGCAATTGGCGCTAATATTGCTGTATGGTTCCCAGTGTTGGCAATCCCCATTGGCGGCGCTGCCATTCCACTATCACTGCAGACGTTTTTTGCAACATTGGCAGGATTAATGCTTGGTAAACGGCTAGGCAGCATTGCTATGATTACATATATCGCAGTTGGTATAGCCGGTATTCCGGTATTCGCTAAAATGCAAGCAGGCCCCATGGCACTCATTAACCCTACCGGCGGTTTTATCCTATCTTTTGTATTTGTTGCTTTTATAACAGGGCTCATTGCCGAACGTAGCCGGAAACCATCTATTCCACTTTATACGGCAGCTTCTTTATTCGGACTTGTTGTTAACTATGGCATCGGGGTGACGTATCTGTTTATTGCTATGAACACATGGCTTCATCTCGACATCTCTTATTTTTCCGCTTGGGCCGGGATGTTTCCATTTCTCATAAAGGATACAGGAATGGCCTGTTTAGCTGCTATGTTTATGTTAACCATCTCTAAACGAATACCGTCCAGATGGGTTGCCTTCAGAACTTGA
- a CDS encoding HesB/IscA family protein, whose amino-acid sequence MVISITDGARDQVKEMMKDESVGVRLRFGVKGGGCSGLSYSLGFEYDVNEELDMVEDINGIPVVINKQDAPIIEGTTLDFKQNMMGGGFSIDNPNAIVSCGCGSSFKAKERTGTPEKC is encoded by the coding sequence ATGGTTATTTCCATTACAGATGGAGCGCGTGATCAGGTGAAAGAAATGATGAAAGATGAATCAGTTGGCGTTCGTCTGCGTTTCGGTGTAAAAGGCGGTGGCTGCAGCGGATTATCATATTCGCTTGGCTTTGAATATGATGTTAATGAAGAACTGGACATGGTTGAAGATATCAATGGTATCCCAGTCGTTATTAATAAACAGGATGCACCAATTATCGAAGGGACCACACTTGACTTTAAGCAAAATATGATGGGCGGCGGGTTCAGTATCGATAACCCAAATGCGATCGTATCATGCGGCTGTGGCTCCTCATTCAAAGCGAAGGAACGTACAGGCACGCCGGAAAAATGTTAG